In Zingiber officinale cultivar Zhangliang chromosome 11B, Zo_v1.1, whole genome shotgun sequence, a single window of DNA contains:
- the LOC122034022 gene encoding cocosin 1-like, producing the protein MSSTAALLAWACALLLLCHCCSSARISVGRQEEREQPYGQLTFQQGMCGIERLSALEPSRRVQSEAGVTEYFDQLQQQMQCAGVSAYRRTIQPRGLLLPFFSNAPKLIYIVQGRCVGGMVIPGCPETFQWTQQAAGQQWGEMEEAGQEQRFRDEHQRIQQYREGDVIAVPNGVAHWFYNNGEVPLVAITISDVSSGANQLDNLHRDFLLAGRERRAEQGAQMERAEERKEVNLLSGFDTNLLAEALGVDREVAKKIQNPEDRRGDIVLVERGLEMLRPSRWMEQQVQQQEEQEERQGQCPRNGLEETYCTLKNKQNMADAMLADYYNPRAGRITLLNSQKLPMLRFIQMSAVRGQLRKNALVAPLWNVNAHSIMYALRGSCRMQVVGHRGRTIFDGELRQGQLLVVPQHFVVVMQSRSEQFEWIAFKTNDNAMVSQVVGKASVLRGLPVEVLMNSYRISREEARRLKFNRGSEMSIFAPKSVRELQ; encoded by the exons ATGAGTTCGACTGCTGCGTTGCTCGCATGGGCCTGcgccctcctcctcctctgccaCTGCTGCAGCTCCGCGCGGATTAGCGTGGGCCGGCAGGAGGAGCGAGAGCAACCGTACGGACAACTCACGTTCCAGCAGGGGATGTGCGGGATCGAGCGGCTGAGCGCGCTCGAGCCCTCGCGCCGCGTGCAGTCGGAAGCCGGTGTCACCGAGTACTTCGACCAACTCCAGCAGCAGATGCAGTGCGCCGGCGTGTCCGCGTACCGCCGCACAATCCAGCCGCGTGGCCTCCTCCTACCGTTCTTCTCCAACGCTCCCAAACTCATCTACATCGTCCAAG GAAGGTGTGTCGGTGGAATGGTGATCCCTGGTTGCCCGGAGACGTTCCAGTGGACGCAGCAAGCGGCAGGGCAGCAATGGGGCGAGATGGAGGAAGCAGGGCAGGAGCAGAGGTTCCGGGACGAGCACCAGCGCATCCAACAGTATCGCGAGGGCGACGTCATCGCCGTGCCTAACGGAGTTGCACACTGGTTCTACAACAACGGCGAGGTTCCCCTCGTTGCCATCACCATCTCCGACGTGAGCAGCGGCGCCAACCAGTTGGATAACCTTCACAGG GACTTCCTATTGGCGGGGAGGGAGAGACGAGCAGAGCAAGGTGCACAAATGGAGAGGgcagaagagagaaaggaagTCAATCTCCTCAGTGGCTTCGACACTAACTTGCTTGCGGAGGCACTGGGCGTGGACAGGGAGGTAGCGAAGAAGATTCAGAATCCGGAAGACAGGAGAGGAGACATCGTCCTGGTGGAGAGAGGACTTGAGATGTTGCGTCCATCACGGTGGATGGAACAACAAGTGCAGCAGCAAGAAGAGCAGGAAGAACGACAGGGTCAATGCCCGAGGAATGGACTAGAGGAAACCTACTGCACCTTGAAGAACAAACAGAACATGGCCGATGCGATGCTCGCTGACTACTACAATCCACGAGCTGGAAGGATTACCCTTCTCAACAGCCAGAAGCTTCCCATGCTCAGATTCATCCAGATGAGTGCTGTGAGGGGACAACTGCGAAAG AATGCTCTTGTCGCTCCCCTATGGAACGTGAATGCTCATAGCATAATGTACGCATTGAGGGGAAGTTGCCGGATGCAAGTGGTTGGACACCGAGGGCGCACTATCTTCGACGGTGAACTCCGACAGGGTCAACTGTTGGTGGTTCCTCAGCATTTCGTTGTGGTCATGCAATCGCGGAGCGAGCAGTTTGAGTGGATCGCCTTCAAGACCAACGACAATGCCATGGTGAGCCAAGTCGTAGGAAAGGCTTCCGTGCTTCGTGGCCTGCCGGTTGAGGTGCTCATGAACTCGTATCGCATCTCTCGGGAGGAGGCCAGACGACTCAAGTTCAACAGGGGATCTGAGATGTCCATCTTCGCACCAAAGTCTGTGAGGGAACTACAGTGA